In a single window of the Rhodamnia argentea isolate NSW1041297 chromosome 2, ASM2092103v1, whole genome shotgun sequence genome:
- the LOC115737452 gene encoding uncharacterized protein LOC115737452 has protein sequence MGSKHQSSKNSSSSKLLCFRYPALLALIFTSLFLFLVPLSCGPESLVGTNHTRFNGDLRDARFPWNHLCFGPAFEKVKLAVFSKTWPVDAAPGGMERHAETLYRALAARGHEIHIFTVPSDRKSHHDIHQGNLHVYFAANDHGSVNCSLAFEIFNQVNANGPFDYVHTESVSLPHWRAKMVANVAVTWHGIWYEIMHSKLFQELLSNPDSLLPGPMTELQEAMPRLLDEVRFFPSYTQHICISNNAADVLVKIYQLPQRKVHVILNGVDETKFAHDPVAGARFRQRHGVPGNASIVMGVAGRLVRDKGHPLLYEAFSSFTRRHPGVFLLVAGSGPWGRRYAELGAPVKVLGALDPSELSEFYNALDVFVNPTLRPQGLDLTLIEAMHCGKPVLTPNYPSIVGTVVASEEFGYTFSPNVVSLLEALELVVRDGTKKLRTKGKVCEQQAVSLFTASKMASAYERFFLCMKNSQYCQYPLPTDC, from the coding sequence ATGGGCTCGAAACATCAGTCCTCCAAAAACTCATCTTCATCTAAGCTGCTCTGCTTCAGATACCCTGCACTACTTGCTCTTATCTTCACCTCCTTGTTTCTCTTCTTGGTGCCTCTTAGTTGCGGTCCCGAGTCACTCGTCGGTACCAACCATACCCGCTTTAACGGAGACCTTAGAGATGCCAGATTCCCATGGAACCACCTTTGTTTTGGACCGGCTTTCGAGAAGGTTAAGCTTGCCGTCTTCTCCAAGACATGGCCAGTTGACGCTGCCCCCGGTGGCATGGAGCGGCACGCCGAGACTTTATACCGTGCTCTAGCTGCTAGAGGCCACGAGATCCACATATTCACCGTCCCTTCTGATAGAAAATCGCACCACGACATCCACCAAGGGAATCTCCATGTCTATTTTGCGGCCAACGATCACGGTTCAGTCAACTGTTCTTTGGCTTTCGAGATATTCAATCAAGTGAATGCGAACGGACCATTTGATTATGTTCATACTGAGAGCGTCTCGCTCCCCCACTGGCGTGCGAAGATGGTGGCCAACGTGGCCGTGACTTGGCATGGGATATGGTACGAGATCATGCACTCGAAGCTGTTTCAGGAACTTCTGTCGAACCCGGACAGCCTTCTGCCAGGGCCCATGACCGAGCTCCAGGAGGCGATGCCAAGGCTCTTGGACGAGGTACGGTTCTTCCCAAGTTATACACAGCACATATGCATAAGCAACAATGCCGCCGACGTTCTGGTCAAGATCTACCAACTCCCGCAGAGGAAAGTACACGTAATTCTAAATGGGGTCGACGAAACAAAGTTTGCGCATGATCCAGTAGCTGGGGCCCGGTTCAGGCAGAGGCATGGGGTCCCAGGAAATGCAAGCATTGTTATGGGAGTGGCAGGCCGGTTGGTCCGCGACAAGGGACATCCCCTTCTCTACGAGGCCTTTTCGTCCTTCACGAGGCGCCATCCCGGTGTGTTTCTGCTTGTTGCAGGATCAGGTCCTTGGGGAAGAAGATACGCAGAGTTGGGAGCTCCAGTGAAGGTTTTAGGGGCATTGGATCCTTCGGAGCTATCTGAGTTCTATAATGCGCTCGATGTGTTTGTTAACCCCACCTTGAGGCCTCAAGGACTTGATCTGACATTGATTGAAGCAATGCATTGCGGAAAGCCGGTTTTGACGCCGAATTATCCTAGCATCGTTGGGACAGTAGTCGCCAGTGAGGAATTTGGCTACACGTTTTCACCCAATGTTGTGTCACTTCTTGAGGCCTTGGAGTTGGTAGTGCGAGATGGAACGAAGAAGTTGCGGACTAAAGGCAAGGTCTGCGAGCAGCAGGCAGTTTCGCTGTTTACAGCGAGTAAAATGGCGTCTGCTTACGAGCGATTCTTCCTTTGCATGAAAAACTCCCAGTATTGTCAGTATCCTCTTCCTACAGATTGCTAG
- the LOC115737362 gene encoding malate dehydrogenase, mitochondrial encodes MRASILALTRLRSSSASSQSHLLRRSYSSDSVPERKVAVLGAAGGIGQPLSLLMKLNPLVSKLALYDIAGTPGVAADVSHVNTRSEVAGYAGEEQLGKALEGSDIVIIPAGVPRKPGMTRDDLFNINAGIVKSLCTAIAKYCPNALVNMISNPVNSTVPIAAEVFKKAGTYDEKKLFGVTTLDVVRAKTFYAGKAKVPVEEVNVPVVGGHAGITILPLFSQAVPKANLADEDIKALTKRTQDGGTEVVEAKAGKGSATLSMAYAGALFADACLKGLNGVPDVVECTFVQSSVTELPFFASKVKLGKNGVEEVLELGPMSDYEKQGLQNLIPELKASIEKGIKFANQ; translated from the exons atgaggGCTTCAATTTTGGCATTGACCCGATTGAGGTCATCCTCCGCCTCTTCGCAGTCGCACCTCCTCCGCCGATCCTACAGCTCGGATTCGGTGCCGGAGCGGAAGGTGGCCGTGCTCGGCGCCGCCGGCGGAATCGGCCAgcccctctctcttctcatgaAGCTCAACCCTCTCGTCTCCAAGCTCGCCCTCTACGATATCGCCGGCACTCCTGGTGTCGCCGCTGACGTCAGTCACGTCAACACCAGATCTGAG GTTGCTGGATATGCGGGTGAGGAGCAGCTTGGTAAAGCTTTGGAGGGATCGGATATTGTCATTATTCCGGCTGGTGTGCCAAGGAAGCCTGGGATGACACGCGATGATCTCTTCAACATAAATGCTGGCATTGTCAAGTCCTTGTGTACTGCAATCGCAAAGTACTGCCCGAAT GCACTTGTGAACATGATTAGCAACCCTGTGAACTCAACAGTGCCAATTGCTGCTGAGGTCTTTAAGAAAGCAGGGACCTATGACGAGAAGAAGCTTTTTGGAGTGACAACCCTCGATGTTGTTAGGGCCAAGACTTTCTATGCTGGGAAGGCTAAAGTCCCTGTTGAAG AGGTAAATGTGCCTGTTGTTGGTGGTCATGCGGGCATTACAATCCTCCCTCTGTTTTCTCAA GCCGTACCCAAGGCCAATTTGGCGGATGAAGATATCAAGGCGCTTACCAAGCGTACGCAAGATGGAGGGACGGAAGTTGTGGAAGCAAAGGCTGGAAAGGGATCTGCAACATTGTCCATGGC GTATGCTGGAGCATTATTTGCAGATGCTTGTCTGAAGGGCCTAAATGGTGTCCCTGATGTGGTGGAATGTACCTTTGTGCAGTCTAGTGTCACCGAACTTCCTTTCTTTGCTTCTAAG GTGAAACTCGGGAAGAATGGCGTGGAGGAAGTTTTGGAGTTGGGTCCTATGTCTGACTATGAGAAGCAAGGGTTGCAAAACCTGATTCCTGAGCTCAAAGCTTCTATTGAGAAGGGGATCAAGTTTGCCAATCAGTAA